In Esox lucius isolate fEsoLuc1 chromosome 3, fEsoLuc1.pri, whole genome shotgun sequence, the sequence TGGACTGCAgctctctcctcccactgtaACGTAACACACATCATTCACACAATTGataaaatgcaacactttttgtGGTTTTGAATCACTCTTACATTATTTAATAGTGGAGAATCAGATAAATATCTCTCTCAAAGTCACTACAATCAGAGGGTTATCATAAAGTTTGCACAGCCATGGATTTGTCCCAAAACTAAAACTTTCTAGCTAGATTTTAGCCATATTCAGTTGGCtgacagaacattttattacactgaAATACATTAGGGATTTTAAAGTGGTGGGCAGACCATAAATATTAAGCTCacatataaatatttttcattgaatCTATGTCTGCAACAGATAAAAGCTAATGTAGGCTACATCATTAAAATCAATTACTATATCTAAGTGAACATGGGATTTCCTTTTATTTATAGGGCTCTTTAAAGAGGCAAAATTATGCTCAAGTAGCCACAAGAGACTATTGGATACAGTCTGAAACTGAAACTTTAAACTGAGCATAGCTTCAGTTTTCAGAGTTTAGGTACAGTTTTCTGAGTATAGGTACAGTTTTCTGAGTATAGCTACAGTTTTCTGAGTATAGCTACAGTGTTCTTAGTATAGCTACAGTTTTCTGAGTATAGGTACAGTTTTCTGAGTATAGCTACAGTTTTCTGAGTATAGCTACAGTGTTCTTAGTATAGCTACAGTTTTCTGAGTATAGCTACAGTGTTCTTAGTATAGCTACAGTTTTCTTAGTATAGCTACAGTTTTCTTAGTATAGCTACAGTTTTCTTAGTATAGCTACAGTTTTCTTAGTATAGCTACAGTTTTCTTAGTATAGCTACAGTTTTCTGAGTATAGGTACAGTTTTCTGAGTATAGCTACAGTTTTCTGAGTATAGCTACAGTGTTCTTAGTATAGCTACAGTTTTCTGAGTATAGGTACAGTTTTCTGAGTATAGCTACAGTTTTCTGAGTATAGCTACAGTGTTCTTAGTATAGCTACAGTTTTCTGAGTATAGCTACAGTGTTCTTAGTATAGCTACAGTTTTCTTAGTATAGCTACAGTTTTCTTAGTATAGCTACAGTTTTCTTAGTATAGCTACAGTTTTCTTAGTATAGCTACAGTGTTCTTAGTATAGCTACAGTTTTCTTAGTATAGCTACAGTTTTCTTAGTATAGCTACAGTTTTCTTAGTATAGCTACAGTTTTCTTAGTATAGCTACAGTTTTCTTAGTATAGCTTCAAGTAATTGCAAATGTTGTTGCACAGAATTCTCACAAATGCATGGGTACCGCAGAGGAGTCTAGATATTTGCTCGATAAACATTTGATGGAAAACTGGATGTGATGATTATCTAATGCAACTGTGAATATAGAAATCAATGAAAGTCTGAGAAGACATTGATAACTTACTATAAGGACCAACACAGTCTTTGCTGCTTTTTCTCTCGATTGGGAGCTTTGAGAAATCTGAAGTGTCTCCATGTTCTGTATCACATcaaacacagtaacatccatttAGTAAGGGACCAAATGTCTTAAATGACATTTAAGACCTTTTAGGATGGGTTATTGTTAATTTGATTAGAAGAGGGACACAGAAAGCGTAAGagatgtaaaaacatatttataacaatatCGTGAGCATTGAGgaatgtattgtttaaatggTCTTACCCAGTTTAACATTTTCCTTGTTGACGTCCTCCACTGGTTTGTCTCTTTTCTTtaactgtttctctctcttctctagtAGTTTATCTTTCTCTTCTAGTTCCTGCCTCCTCTCCTTTAgttcaccttctctctcttccagtagtttgtctttctctcccagtCTGTGGTTCCTGTCCTCCTTGACAAGGTTCTccagtctcctctctgtctctctcacttgtTGGGACATTTCATCCAGTTGTGTGTCTTTCTTCTGAAGATGTTTGATGTTCCCATACAGTTGTTTTGTGGTTTTCATCAGTCTGCGGTCAGTGTCCTTAAATCCTTTACTCATCTCCTCTAGGTTTGAATCCTTCTCCATTATATTCTGTTTATATTCTTCCTCATCTCCTCAAGTCGCCTGTCTTCGGTAGATTTGTTTGGCCACTGAAAGTCTATAAATCTCCTCTGTATTGATTTCCAACTTTAACTCTGAGGGAGAAAAACAACTATTGTTACACAGTATAACAAACCGTATTTCTGCATAAAAAAATCTAGGCAAACCTGGATTACGTTGCTTACATTTACGGCTTCATATTGTTAAGCCCTTGCCTCTAATCTATTATACTTGTTTCAACCTTTGTTTCAGTCTTTTTTCCACATACCGGTTTTGTCCACTGAGCATATCTTATTGCTGCTCTGGCAGCTTGACACACCCAAGGAAGGTAATCATCGCAAATAAAGCACCATGGTGGCGGACAATAGAAAGTTAAAACTTTCACTATGAAGCAAGAACAAGCAACCTTATGAACTCTGATCTCATTTAGAAGAATGTTCAGTGTGGAAAGGTGTGATGAGCATTAAATTCTGACAGCTCAGGTCCGCTCACATAGTCAAGTACTAGCTGCCTAATGTCTGTAAGTTAGCTTCAAGATAGTTAGGTTTCTCCAAGGATTGAACCCAGGTCAAACAACGGTGTacgtttgtattgtatattaggggggtcagggtcaatggatcccaggattttcactcttttccagaggggtcacattgacctttGCAAAGGTTATAAGGTCTATCTTCCTCCGAGGGATTTTGAAAAAGTTATCCAAGCATTTATTAcgtctgtgatggcaattccatcgatcgacactcttaaaagagtgagaacagagacaaaattctcttggcacaatttaacacttttattaattatttgcaacatttccataacacatcTCGGCTGGATTACTGATTTACATCGTCATTCTCCAGCCCGAGCACTAAGATCAGCTAACCAGTTACTACTAGTTTTCCCAAAATCCAGGCTAAAAACAAGAAGGGATCGAGCGTTCGCAGTGGGTGGTCCCATCttctggaacagcctaccactGCAGGCTATACACATTTTTAAGTCATCGCTAAAGATGCACCTTTTTAGTCTGGATTTTAATCTGAGCTGAGTTGACATCAAATGTCTGTCCTGCTTTTTTTATCTGTGTCTTGTTATGTGCATCTATGTAATTTTTTACCtgtacatttcatatatttttttatacttttatattttgtcctgtacagcactttggtcaacgccaattattttaattgtgttttataaataaagttgacattgaccTGTCTTTAATATTaggggggcatgaccccccccccacccctaaTTATACACACTTGGCCAGAACGTTCCTAAGTTTAAGCaacaattattgtgttattTGAAACATGACATTACAGAAGTGTGTCAAACCTAATGACTTCCTCATGTTCCCAAAACCAGTCTCCTATCCATCTCATACTCCCCAAGCTCACCAGCTGATGAGACCCTCTTCAGATTGTCCTCCCCGCTTTCATGTTAAACCAAGCATGGATTTCGTCCTGTGGAGTAAAATGGAGAGGTGAGTTCTGTGTGGTGGATTACATCACATGACTACAGGACAAACCGCACCAATCAGATTCCTCTGAATTAGCAGCACTGAAAGAGCAGCAGGGCTGTGTAAATGAAAACCACAATTTTACTAGTAATAACTCACCCAAAAATAAGTTTCCTATTCATCCATGATTCATAATGGATAACCAAGAATGATAACATGAAACAGAAGGTATTAGTTACTATCATCAAATAACAGTTGGCGGTACACAGACATTTTGACTTGGCAGAGGAAGTTACACAACGTGGCCTATTATATTGCCAAAGAGTGAACATTCTTGTGTATCACCAACCTGatattgaatgaatgaatatgtcTTAAATGTTTACCGGTTGCAGTGGGAGGAGCTTCAATTAATGACTAACAAAAGACACATGAGTGACGTACCACAAATTCCCTGCAAAGGGTGAGCAGCTTTGTGCGGTTAAGATGCGTTGtaactctctctcccttccagGGAGTCCTTTGGTAAAGCTAGCATGTTTAAGagttatttattttggcttAAACTGCATGGAAATGTGACAATAAAAAATTGCTttggtaacattttatttgaagtggTGGTGCAtaagccatcgtagacctccagcacaaacGCTGTCTacacagggtgtgtggcatcatcagggacccttcacatccaggccacaaactgtttgccctccttccatcaggcaggtggtacaggtctcttcgttcccgcaccagcaggctcaggaacactttctttccatctgctgtaacactGAAATAGGTGACCCATacctaaccatacccaccctttgtactactggactctgacactgccttgcaaagtctgaagtgttcagttgttacaggtacatgtctatctcgggaacctcattgctgctatccctgcatttcagttgcacatgctaccctaccccttcaatttcattgtactgtacttaaagttgaatctaatctaatgttgttgtGGTTAATGTCAAATTGTCATAaccaagacattgacaggttgtgttgactcagttaatgtcaagttgtcattacaaagacatcccaaacaatgtgaaCCTTGTATAAAAAATGACATCATCAactgaatgacacctaatgacaacattcataaacgttcataaCTAAAGTCTTACCATTGGTTTTACTTAAATTGGTTATGGTCTAAGTAAGGAAACCGCTGACAAATCTAGACTATTGGGTGGTCTGTGTCTTTAGGGTTAGTCAGGCACAGGCCTAGATGCGGAATGGTAGTAACACATCTGCCTACCTCTTTGGCATGTTGACAGTGTCTTTGGTTCTGCttttgtgcgtgtctgtgtttgaACAGAAAGGACAGTCTGTTgtagtgtgtgttggtctgACTTGCTGCCAGTTTTGCTCTAGGATACTTTGTTGATGAACCCTGACCCCTGACTACAAAAGttgttgtgtggtttgtgtCCAGTGAGCTGGTGTAATGGACTGGatttatcatcatctacagactGCATATATTATGATAAACAAGGAAGATACTGTAAAGATACTGTAAGGTCACTGTATAATTCGCATTCTGGATGTTATGGCTCGTAGTGTACAGACGGCTGGGAGAAGAGGGGTTAAATAGGTAGCTTGCATATTTCATATTGCCCTAGGGGAATGAAGTCCTCAGTACAAAACGGTTTCCCTTGAATAGGCTTCCTCTTGACCGACTTGATTGTAATGACAGCTTATTGTGTCGTAACCAAATGACCAGCTGGAAGCGACTATTaagatataaataaaatgaccgTTCCATGAAGTATTGCACATAAGTTAATATTTTACAGAGATAATACTTTTCACCACTTTAACATGTCAACGGGAAACAGACTGGCTCTGTTTATTTAGGTGTTTCTGAATCTGTGCTGTAGTTTTGGTCCTTACCTCCACAGAGCGGTGAGTCCAGGGCAGCGTCCTCCTTGTGTTCTTAGAGGATGACTTCACTCATGTGCAGACCAGAATCTGACCTGTTGCTGTTCCTCAGCCTCAGAGACACGTTTCCTCTCCCCGGCTCCTGGgggatacatattttttatgtaggACAGTGACATGCACATAATCAAATGCAGGAGAAATTGTACGGAGATGATCGGAGAAAGAGGTCACTGTGGAGCGGTTGTGTTCATTTTAACAGACACAAACCTAGCTACAACACAAAAAGATTTAATCGgataacacacatttacacataaagACACATCTAACTATCAACTAAGTGAACTTTCAATAGTTGTTGTCATTGTGTTGATTTAATTTGGCGGTACTGTAAATAACAGAAAATGAATAATGAGGTCTCGCATATTGATTTGCCTAAATCTGTTCCATGACATTTTCCACGcaataaaaaagacaaacatttaaatatatatcatTGCCGTCATTAAATAATAATCTATAATCAATTTTCTCAAGCACTTATTTGGTTTATTTCAATGTCTCTATCATTTTCCTCGATTTTTATACGAGGAATGATGTATCACATTAAGAAAGTAAATCACTGTATATTCCCTCTTACCTTTGCTGGTAATTTTCCACTTAAGTTTCAAAAGTTGTTCATTTAAATCCAGAACACTATTACTTTTTAATAGAAGATTTCTTTACACAGAAGTTTTAAAACCAGAACACAATCACTTCTCAATAAAAACGTTCTGTAGACGAGTACATGCGTGGACATGTACATACCTCTTCTCAGAAACAGGCTGTACAGGTGAAAAATTAAAACCTCTCCTGCTTCTCACTGCATGTCTAGTAGAGGAATGTATGAGATGGTGGGTGTTAGCAGGGAAATGGCACAAACACGTTCTAAGAATGCAGTGGCCAAATGCACGCAGCtacaggcacacacaccaacactcacAATGAATGAACCACGCCATCCTCTGGTCATCTTGAAACATGATATCAAGATGCAGTAAAGACCTCTTTCTGGTTTACCATGACAGGCTAATGgaaccacgacagactgatggAACCATGACAGGCTGATGGAACCATTACAGACTAATGGAACCATGACAGACTAATAGGAACCATGACAGACTAATGGAACCATGACAGGCTGATGGAACCATGACAGGCTGATGGAACCATGACAGACTGATGGAACCATGACAGGCTGATGGAACCATGACAGACTGATGGAACCATGACAGGCTGATGGAACCATTACAGACTAATGGAACCATGACAGACTAATAGGAACCATGACAGGCTAATGGAACCATGACAGACTGATGGAACCATGACAGACTGATGGAACCATGACAGGCTGATGGAACCATGACAGGCTGATGGAACTATTACACATTGCAGGATTTGgccaaattatatatatttcaagggATATGAAATCCTGGTAGATATGTACATGACCTGGTCATGAGGTATAGAGTTAGATATGTACATGACCTGGTCATGAGGTATAGAGTTAGATATGTACATGACCTGGTCATGAGGTATAGCGGTAGATATGTACATGACCTGGTCATGAAGTATATAGTTAGATATGTACATGACCTGGTCAAGATGTATATAGTTAGATATGTACATGACCTGGTCATGAAGTATAGAGGTAGATATGTACATGACCTGGTCATGAAGTATATAGTTATATATGTACATGACCTGGTAATGAGGTATAGAGGTAGATATGTACATGACCTGGTCATGAAGTATATAGTTATATATGTACATGACCTGGTCATGAGGTATAGAGGTAGATATGTACATGACCTGGTCATGAAGTATATAGTTATATATGTACATGACCTGGTAATGAGGTATAGAGGTAGATATGTACATGACCTGGTCATGAAGTATATAGTTATATATGTACATGACCTGGTAATGAGGTATAGAGGTAGATATGTACATGACCTGGTCATGAAGTATATAGTTATATATGTACATGACCTGGTCATAAGGTATAGAGGTAGATATGTACATGACCTGGTCATGAAGTATATAGTTATATATGTACATGACCTGGTCATGAGGTATAGAGGTAGATATGTACATGACCTGGTCATGAAGTATATAGTTATATATGTACATGACCTGGTAATGAGGTATAGAGGTAGATATGTACATGACCTGGTCATGAAGTATATAGTTATATATGTACATGACCTGGTAATGAGGTATAGAGGTAGATATGTACATGACCTGGTCATGAAGTATATAGTTATATATGTACATGACCTGGTCATAAGGTATAGAGGTAGATATGTACATGACCTGGTCATGAAGTATATAGTTATATATGTACATGACCTGGTCATAAGGTATAGAGGTAGATATGTACATGACCTGGTTATGAGGTATAGAGGTAGATATGTTCAGTATTCAGAAACAGGGCCTGGTGCCAAATACTGAAATCTTAGCAGGACCTGTTTAATACTGGTATCACCAGGGGCATTTCCAGCCAAACGGGCGCCCTAGGCAAGATCTCTAAATGTcgccccccccaaaaaaagaaaaaagcttggggaaaatattttcttttaattttactATTATAAACACAATAAATACAAGTGCGATAGCATATAACAAACCAGTTAACTACTGCAATTTACTCTGCAACATTTCTCTAAATATTCATCTGAACAGGCCTTTAGTGTTCTACTTCTGACCTTTGCTCATTGCCTGAGCACATGCTATGTATGTACTGCTACTCTATGTAGTTAGCGCTACATTTCAAAATAGCTAAAACCAGAAACAGACCGATGCTTTTAAAATAGTCCAGAAAAAACATACCACTATACTTATatctcctttcttcctcatcTACCCTGagtataaataaaaatggtgAACTAAGAATTTGGACGAAAAAGGAAATAAGAACTGATCTGAAAAATTTCATGAAGAAACaacaatatataattatatagaattgtaaaataataacataacaatagtaataatcataataataagtGATTATAAGCAGCCCACATTGCTGCTGGCAATGACAGCATGTAATGACCTGTTGCTATCTTGACATTTCTGCTTGTTATCTAGCCATCCATGAGTGGAATACACCTAGCTAGCTATCCATCTGAGTGGAATGTTTCCATTGCCAAATCTGTCGCAGATCTGCCTGAGTCATACATATGCTTCAGGGAATTGAATTCCCTGAACCATATCAATTGAATTCTATGAATTCAAACTCATCCCACTTTGTATGCTTAGCCCATGCATCGCATTATCACAGTGAGTGCATGCTAGCTAGACCagtgcagtggttctcaaactgtGTGCCGTCGCACAATGGTGTGCCTTGGGAAGGTTCAATTCATGATGATATACATAGCTATAAATTATATGTAAAGGGGCGCCTTGGAAATACTTCTACAGGACATAACtcgtcctccacctcctctatcCTCACCTGCACCTCCTTGTCTCCTtgtaattttctttttgaaaaagcTTCTCATATCCATAGCCGCCCTTCAATTCAAGTCTTGCCTGTAGTGATTTAGCTATCACCAGATGTGAACAATGACAAGCCCTGTTAATGCAATCGTGCATTAAATCCCTGAATGACACACAGAGGATCCAAATCATACTTGCATttttgatcaatcaatcaataacatttatttataaagccctttttacaacagcagttgtcacatagtgcttttacagaaacacccggccttaaaccccaaggagcaaacaactaGTGACCCAGTACCATTGGTCCACACCTGGTACCGCCCTCACTCACTGGACTCACCCACGGTCCACACCTGGTACCGCCCTCACTCACTGGACTCACCCACGGTCCACACCTGGTACCGCCCTCCCTCACTGGACTCACCCACGGTCCACACCTGGTACCGCCCTCACTCACTGGACTCACCCACGGTCCACACCTGGCACCACCCTCACTCACTGGACTCACCCACGGTCCACACCTGGCACCACTCTCACTCACTGGACTCACCCACGGTCAACACCTGCTACCGCCCTCACTCACTGGACTCACCCACGGTCCACACCTGGTACCGCCCTCCCTCACTGGACTCACCCATGGTCCACACCTGGTAGCTTCACTGTCGCACGTGACATCCTGTGCTTAGTTTCGAcacattcagaaagtattcagatacCTTCACTTCCTCATTTTGTTGCCTTattgtaatcttttttttttaccccagtTTGTTACATTTCCTAgttctgtgttgctgtgtgtttgtaggtgttctgtgtgtgttcattacaCGTGGCGTCAATCAACCCCAATCTCCCACTCTCCTTCCCGTTACTGAGCCCAGTTGTTTCCAGGGCTCCTCAACCTACCACTTTCTTCCCTCAGCTGCATGAGAGTTGCAGTTTTCTTTGTTTGCTCACTCTGTTTTTTCATTCTCGCTCTCggcatgtttgtttgttgtcgTGTGATAGATTGTGCTCAAGTTGTCTGTTGTGTTTCAGTTCCTAAGACCGGGTTTGTGGTTACACACAAGAGAGAAGTAGTatacagaatattccactttttggcaaacattgtatgatttatggCTTTATGGGTTGACCTTTG encodes:
- the LOC114830042 gene encoding microtubule-associated protein 1A, whose amino-acid sequence is MEKDSNLEEMSKGFKDTDRRLMKTTKQLYGNIKHLQKKDTQLDEMSQQVRETERRLENLVKEDRNHRLGEKDKLLEEREGELKERRQELEEKDKLLEKREKQLKKRDKPVEDVNKENVKLEHGDTSDFSKLPIERKSSKDCVGPYMGGESCSPDSSVSPSGSELRLVLLGRTGAGRRAAGNTILGREVFWAQASPSAVTQRNVRGVLERMEDMFGVGFGDTLCPPTGGSPGAVRKTWSSTPKRQCRLYKTRTTPGRRGKQQRLGPIPPRKSPLW